In Gemmatimonadota bacterium, one genomic interval encodes:
- a CDS encoding DUF4065 domain-containing protein — translation MSTIEMPQFKERKAAQVAALLIKHNGGQSIDMYKLLKLIYLVDRKALELWGRPVTYDTPRNLLYGPTPSHTYDLIDTTKKK, via the coding sequence ATGTCAACAATAGAGATGCCTCAATTCAAAGAGCGGAAAGCTGCCCAGGTTGCGGCATTGTTGATAAAGCATAATGGCGGTCAAAGCATTGACATGTATAAACTTCTCAAGCTGATCTATCTCGTGGATAGAAAAGCATTGGAACTTTGGGGACGCCCAGTAACTTATGACACGCCAAGGAATCTTCTGTATGGTCCTACGCCCAGCCATACGTATGATCTTATTGACACCACTAAAAAAAAAGA